CATGGAGCCTAGTAACCTGCCCAGAAAACAAGAACGTCATTGGATCGAAGTGGGTATTTACTACGAAACATAACGCTGATGGCACTATTGATCGGTATAAAGCTCGTTTGGTGGCGCAGGGCTGCACACAAGTGGCCGGCATTGATTACACAGACACATTCGCCCCGGTGGTAAGGCACTCTACTATACGTCTCATTTTGTCGCTGGCAGTGCAGTGTAAGCTACTAGTCAACCACGTCGATGTTGTTTCGGCGTACCTTAATGGCGATCTGGAGGAAGAGGTGTATATGAGGCAACCAGAAGGCTTCATAGacaaaaattttcctaaaaaggtGTGCAAGCTCAACAAATCATTGTACGGGCTGAAGCAGGCTGGGCGAAATTGGAACACGAAGGTCAACTCTATCCTATGCGAAATCGGTTTCAAAAGATGCAAGGTCGACAACTGCGTATACACTTTGATGACAGACAAGGAGATTAACATAATTTCAGTATATGTCGATGACATTATACTAGCATGTTCGTCGGCGGAAACATTACAACATATCATTAAAAAGCTTCAGTCACACGTCGAGGCAGTCGACAAAGGCCCTCTTAGATACTATTTGGGGATGGAGATCTGTCGTGATGGACAGCGCGGTTCTATATCTATATGCCAACATTGATACGTGacggaaatgttaaaaaaatggaacatgGATGAATGCAAAGGAGCGTCAACGCCATTCGCTAGCGGCACCGTTCTGGATAAATGCTTAGATCCAGACTGTTTGGGCTATGAAACTAAAAACTATCAATCGCTTGTTGGTGGTTTGACATACTTGGCTACCGTTTCGAGACCAGACATCGCTTACACCGTATCCAAACTAGCTCAATTCCATGGACATCCACATAGAGAGCATATGTTGGCAGCAAAAAGAGTGCTTAGATACCTGAAATCTAAGCCTCAGGGTACGTTAACTTTTCTACCTAACAGCCATAGTCTTATTTGCTTTACAGATGCTGATTGGGCTTCTGATAGTACGGATAGAAAATCGTACAGTGGATTCGCTTTGTTCCTAGGCGAAAACCTGATTGCGTGGGAATCCAAGAAACAAAAGGTGGTTTCACTTAGTACTATGGAGGCGGAGTACATCGCGATGTGTTCCGGagcaaaagaagttacatttcataGAAGTCTGCTGCAGGAGATGGGTTTTAATGAATACACTAAGAAGCCAACAACAATCATGTGCGACAACCAGAGTGCGCAATTCttagtatattaaaaaatccaatTGTGCATCAGCGAAGCAAGCACATCGACATTCGCTACCATTACCTTCGAGACAAATATCAtggaaatgaattaaatattgaatatgtCCCGTCAGAAGATAATGTAGCGGATATACTTACGAAGAATCTTCCCAAAGACCGGCACGAATACCTAACTGGCGCTATGaagctgaaattttgaatatttttctttgaattttttttgttgtatcgaGCTGATTACATTTTttcgttgtatttctttttgaattgtttaatgtattgtaagaaaaattttgaagtgttatttttttttgttcatacaATACTGTAAAGCAATTGGGTTGAGGCGGAGTTTGTAAAAATCTGGCAACTACACACATTTGACAACCCACTTGCTATCtaccattttgaatttcatacttattatagctaacgagaTTGATTGAATAAGGACAAgctaacaaatttaataaaggactatcggttttttcctcacatacatcgtccatgaccaaacttagtaacaattccattttactgcacagcgcgttcataaatgcaacaaatctatttgcaatttttcaacaaatctatcagttgcatgaattgtcacattgacagtgctgccagcaagtactgcgcattatactgcgtttctgaacatagccatagtctttacacatgcgtagatactacaagtctcatacacgcaaatttactctattcaatgttcatataagatgaaataattttcatataagatgtaattttgttaattacaattaaataatgaaaacataagttttgaaattattttacggaacaaaattttggcaagtaaagaaggaatttatcatgaccataatttcatttataaaattttatcgattaaagtacaattcacaacaaaaatgaactaaaaaaaccaaactggaactttacatctcgtttcgattgtgtcaatataatccacgggctcctttttctgtgctgagagtatctattctgtgtcaaggccaatgctggcctttctttggacatatagtcggtaaagaaggaattatatataacacaattaaataggactataaatcactgactaaatgaaaacaataattttcccctccgtttcaggagtggggtagccgtttctcaggctccctccacgaaataagttctcatcccgattacttctttatcacgaccgataactgcatagctttagactcacagtcgataagaaaggaattaaatataacacgaatatatcgaatcattaattcactgactgcaatgataacaataattttcattcataataaaaaatagtttaaccctagaacacacacccagaaaataccacgtgaacacacacccgggatacgtttgtacccgggaccttattttgcggttttttaatgcttattcaaccgatttctatgattttttttttgaaatgtatattttaatatataacaagtattttgtcttttgtttcattcgaatattcctactggttccagcgatatgggcaaataaagtcaggacatgcaacagtggatttttgtttttgttgttgtcctgataaatgcaaaacaaaataatacaatttataataatatacttgtagagtaccaacgaatacacattttggtttttatttcattgaaatattctacctggttcaaaagatatgtgcaaaaaggtcacgcaaggtatgggtacgaaggtagcaaatacactggtataactggtttttgtattttatatgcagctgcaagggttgttttcacacgaggtgttgttataaatgctgcctgttgatattttcattattgttttggtgctcaaaagtgtaagaagtgaaaatataagtgaaaataaatataactgaaactataaataactggatacgaaatgacttcaagaagaaacgaatatttatcaagtgcagcatatagaaggtaaaaaatgtaaaataagcaacaatgtaaacatatactaattttttttattatgcaggctaactgaggaacagcgagaatcatatatacaatctttatttgatgaaatttgtgacgatgacgctccctatgactttgactcagaagatgaagaagaaattcaattcaatgacattgaaattgctgatgacgatgctgaagtttcgcaaagtgccgcagaagtattacctgattatgcggactatgaggatgatgaagaagacgatgacGAAGAAggagtagaagaaaataatgaattacctgctagtggcgaaaaatttgttgcacgtgatggtactgagtggatgaaagaaccaaatgtaagtcgtcaggtactcagacaaaatattataagagaacgttctggaccagctagatgcacttaaatgttgtcaatagagcaaacattcaaatgtttcatgaacgttgaaatggctgatataattatgcgccacacaaataagttagcaaaagaaacttataatgcttacaacaatgcgcatccaaacacaactcctaagtcatggacgcctgtgtcaataacagagctgtatgcattttttggcatacttattatgactggtgcgaaccatagcaatggagaacatgctcgagatttatggagcgtcaaaaactatcctttatatcgcgccacaatgggagtcaaccttttctgttcgatattgcggttcctaagatttgacgataaaaacactcgtgcaacacgcttactaactgataaaacagcaccgatcagtgagttgtggacgatgatgaacaataatcttgctgcacattacaagcccagctcatgcttgacgattgatgaacaattatttccttaccgtggacgcacacggtttacgcagtacataccgtcaaaacctgctaaatatggtgtcaaggtttggtggttttgcgatgccacaaatgcatatccactgcatggacaaacatatatactggccaagcagaaactggtagggaaacgaaccaaggcgaacgagtagtgaaggatttgtctgccaaataccaaggaagtggccgaaacattacaatggacaatttttttacgaccttgccagttgcagaactgcttctcacctggaaactcacgatcgttggaacttcGCGCAAAAACgaatcatatattcctcaagaaatgaagcagaacaaaaacaggacaattggttcaacgacatttggcttcaaaaataatgtgacaatgtgctcttatgttcccaaaaaaaataaagcagtaattttgctttcgaccatgcataatgatgctgaaatagctgacagtgggaaacctgaaataattgaatattataatcgtatcataggtggtgttgatcgaatggaccaaatgtt
The Anastrepha ludens isolate Willacy chromosome X, idAnaLude1.1, whole genome shotgun sequence DNA segment above includes these coding regions:
- the LOC128869897 gene encoding uncharacterized protein LOC128869897, coding for MDECKGASTPFASGTVLDKCLDPDCLGYETKNYQSLVGGLTYLATVSRPDIAYTVSKLAQFHGHPHREHMLAAKRVLRYLKSKPQGTLTFLPNSHSLICFTDADWASDSTDRKSYSGFALFLGENLIAWESKKQKVVSLSTMEAEYIAMCSGAKEVTFHRSLLQEMGFNEYTKKPTTIMCDNQSAQFLVY